In Chryseobacterium oranimense, a single window of DNA contains:
- the cdd gene encoding cytidine deaminase, translated as MKKDIQISYEHFKNSSELNDIEKKLFESAKQARENAYAPYSNFLVGCAVLLENGEIYSGNNQENAAYPSGLCAERTTLFWVAANFPDVKVKKIFVVGGPKEFHEKNPPIPPCGACRQSLIEYETKQSENIDLYFSSMNDEVVKVHSIKDLLPFYFDSSFL; from the coding sequence ATGAAAAAAGACATACAGATCAGTTACGAGCACTTTAAAAACAGCAGCGAACTGAACGATATAGAAAAAAAACTGTTCGAGAGTGCCAAACAGGCCCGTGAAAATGCCTACGCACCTTACTCGAACTTCCTTGTAGGATGTGCTGTTCTGCTGGAAAACGGTGAAATTTATTCGGGTAACAACCAGGAAAATGCAGCCTATCCATCGGGACTATGCGCGGAAAGAACGACTCTTTTCTGGGTAGCCGCTAATTTTCCTGATGTAAAGGTTAAGAAAATTTTTGTAGTGGGAGGACCAAAGGAATTCCATGAGAAAAATCCTCCGATCCCTCCTTGCGGAGCCTGCAGACAAAGTTTAATAGAATATGAGACAAAACAAAGTGAAAACATAGACCTTTATTTTTCAAGCATGAATGACGAGGTAGTGAAGGTTCATTCTATTAAAGATCTGTTGCCTTTTTATTTCGATTCATCATTTTTGTAA
- a CDS encoding DUF2752 domain-containing protein produces the protein MKVEDFMLTCPSKRFLGIECLGCGAQRAVMLVFEGKFSEAFHMYPAVYTLLLFFFTLGISFLDKKRKYAGILMALIVINLVIMVISYYYKHFYIHSHL, from the coding sequence ATGAAAGTTGAAGACTTTATGCTCACGTGTCCCAGCAAGAGGTTTCTGGGAATAGAATGTTTGGGATGTGGTGCCCAGAGGGCAGTTATGCTGGTATTTGAAGGAAAGTTTTCAGAAGCTTTTCATATGTATCCGGCAGTTTACACATTATTGCTGTTCTTTTTCACATTAGGCATAAGTTTTCTGGATAAAAAAAGAAAATACGCAGGTATTCTGATGGCCTTGATTGTTATCAATCTGGTTATTATGGTTATATCCTATTATTATAAACATTTTTATATCCATTCTCATTTATAA
- a CDS encoding type VI secretion system Vgr family protein, which yields MSTTPENSNGKAFRPSQNADGVSENHHAGINRLVKLSLVIEGKIIKFYKHFKLRQSTQRHHEFTLILAHDTLGDRQTHSLEEANKFLGKRLTAVISYKDIDNSPERTFVGIITGVAFSQEKMSLGNIVLTGCSPTILLDGASHIQSFGGSQPVNVGIIAEEVIKQGIDKNRFDIRVDANNFSQIIYSSQYDETHYNYLARMAEAYGEQFFYDGEVLHFGKLPPQNKPIILTYGSSANDIKVELKAIHTKPQFYGYNSNKNEKLTSGSTPIQHVSDMAKTAYEHNNNIYKTPALQIAPIKASTHLDVEYSQKSASGSAAVNVFSISGNTTVPFLHPGCIADVQMRKQDSNETSYFTRIMITEAEHEIDTIGHYKGSFAGIAADTGFLPRPEYKIPKAEPQTAVVISNTDPEGQGRIQVQFDWQTSDTTHFIRMMSPDAGGTDQITQNRGYVAIPEVGDQVMVNFVHSHPDRPFVMGGMFHGGIALGGGVNNHLKSIQTRSGIRILMNDEEGSVKIMDPSGNIYFMDGAGNISMKAPKNFTLNAGDNINITAGKEISISAGEGINSSANNSIISTAGKDIVQTASGDIRESSDTRTEMVEKEFRRQSETSNEIAGEISMFSELENMTMQSGKIVEFNSAEKSKLF from the coding sequence ATGTCTACTACACCAGAAAACTCAAACGGAAAAGCTTTTCGACCGTCACAAAATGCAGACGGGGTATCCGAAAATCATCATGCCGGTATCAACCGTCTGGTAAAACTTTCCTTAGTTATAGAAGGAAAAATTATCAAATTTTATAAGCATTTTAAGCTTAGGCAGAGTACTCAGCGTCATCATGAATTTACCCTTATCCTGGCGCATGATACTTTAGGAGACCGCCAGACGCACTCGCTGGAAGAAGCCAATAAATTCCTTGGAAAACGTCTCACGGCAGTCATTTCCTATAAAGATATAGATAACAGTCCCGAAAGAACATTTGTGGGTATCATTACCGGAGTAGCTTTCAGCCAGGAAAAGATGAGCCTGGGGAATATTGTGCTTACAGGATGCAGCCCTACTATTCTTCTGGATGGTGCTTCCCATATCCAGAGCTTTGGAGGAAGCCAGCCGGTGAATGTCGGAATCATTGCAGAAGAGGTTATCAAGCAGGGAATTGATAAAAACCGCTTTGATATCAGGGTCGATGCCAATAACTTCTCGCAGATCATCTACAGCAGCCAGTACGATGAGACTCACTACAATTACCTCGCAAGAATGGCTGAAGCCTATGGTGAACAGTTTTTTTATGACGGTGAAGTACTTCATTTCGGGAAACTTCCACCTCAGAACAAACCTATTATCCTGACCTACGGAAGCAGTGCCAACGATATTAAAGTTGAACTGAAAGCCATCCACACCAAGCCTCAGTTTTACGGGTACAACAGCAATAAAAATGAAAAGCTCACTTCCGGCTCAACGCCTATTCAGCACGTAAGCGATATGGCAAAAACAGCTTATGAGCATAATAACAATATTTACAAAACTCCTGCACTTCAGATAGCACCTATCAAAGCTTCCACCCATCTGGATGTGGAATACTCTCAGAAGAGTGCTTCAGGAAGTGCGGCTGTGAACGTTTTTTCCATTTCAGGAAACACAACGGTTCCATTTCTTCATCCCGGATGTATTGCAGATGTTCAGATGCGCAAGCAGGACTCCAATGAAACCTCCTATTTTACAAGAATCATGATTACGGAAGCTGAGCATGAGATCGACACTATAGGCCATTATAAAGGAAGCTTTGCAGGAATAGCAGCAGATACCGGATTTCTTCCCAGACCGGAATATAAAATCCCTAAAGCGGAACCGCAAACTGCAGTGGTAATATCCAATACAGATCCCGAAGGACAAGGCAGAATACAGGTTCAGTTTGACTGGCAGACCAGTGATACCACACATTTTATCAGAATGATGAGTCCCGATGCGGGCGGAACAGATCAGATCACGCAAAACAGAGGATATGTGGCCATTCCGGAAGTGGGAGATCAGGTGATGGTGAACTTTGTCCACAGCCATCCCGACAGACCTTTTGTAATGGGAGGAATGTTCCATGGTGGAATAGCCTTGGGCGGAGGTGTCAACAATCACCTGAAATCTATCCAGACCAGAAGCGGAATCAGAATTTTAATGAATGATGAAGAAGGAAGCGTAAAAATCATGGATCCGAGTGGAAACATCTATTTCATGGATGGTGCCGGGAATATAAGCATGAAAGCTCCTAAAAACTTTACACTGAATGCAGGAGATAATATCAATATCACGGCAGGAAAAGAAATTTCGATCAGTGCAGGAGAAGGAATCAACAGTTCTGCCAATAACAGTATCATTTCTACAGCAGGAAAAGATATTGTACAGACAGCTTCCGGTGATATCCGCGAATCTTCGGACACCAGAACCGAAATGGTGGAAAAAGAATTCAGAAGACAGTCTGAAACGTCCAATGAAATAGCCGGAGAAATATCCATGTTCAGTGAGCTTGAAAACATGACGATGCAGAGTGGGAAGATTGTGGAATTCAACAGTGCTGAAAAATCAAAACTTTTCTGA
- the namA gene encoding NADPH dehydrogenase NamA, which translates to MLYTPIKFRNVELKNRWVMSPMCMYSCENGMANDFHFVHYGSRSQGGIGLIMVEATGVEPRGRITNHCMGIWNDQQAEELKKIVDFVHARSESKIGIQLAHAGRKGSTWNNIQIPVEEGWETVAPSGIPYHPSERIPHVLTVDEIREQVQNFKDAARRAVKAGFDIIEIHGAHGYLIHQFLSPLSNIRTDEYGGSFENRTRFLVEIVDAVNEVLNENTALFVRISGTEYAENGWNINDSTELAKVLKEHSVDLIDVSSGGNIHGAKIPVFDGYQVPFASQVRRESGIRTGAVGLITKIEQAEEILEKEDADLIFIAREILRNPYIAVQGSFEMKADCFFPHQYTRAKISS; encoded by the coding sequence ATGCTGTATACACCAATAAAATTTAGAAATGTAGAACTGAAAAACAGATGGGTAATGTCTCCCATGTGCATGTATTCTTGTGAAAACGGGATGGCCAATGATTTCCATTTTGTACACTACGGAAGCCGGTCACAAGGAGGAATCGGTCTGATCATGGTAGAAGCCACAGGTGTAGAGCCTCGGGGAAGAATTACCAACCACTGTATGGGAATCTGGAACGATCAGCAGGCAGAGGAACTGAAAAAAATCGTTGACTTTGTCCATGCCCGTTCAGAAAGTAAAATAGGAATTCAGCTTGCACATGCCGGGAGAAAAGGATCCACCTGGAACAATATACAGATTCCCGTAGAAGAAGGCTGGGAAACAGTTGCCCCCAGCGGTATTCCTTATCATCCCTCCGAAAGGATTCCCCATGTTCTCACAGTTGACGAGATCAGAGAACAGGTTCAGAATTTTAAAGATGCAGCCCGAAGAGCGGTAAAGGCAGGATTCGATATCATAGAAATTCATGGTGCACATGGATACCTCATCCATCAGTTTTTATCACCACTTTCCAACATCAGAACAGACGAATATGGGGGAAGCTTTGAAAACAGAACCCGCTTTCTGGTGGAAATTGTTGATGCCGTTAATGAAGTACTGAATGAAAATACAGCCCTTTTTGTAAGGATTTCCGGTACTGAGTATGCCGAAAACGGATGGAATATCAATGACAGTACGGAACTTGCCAAAGTGTTAAAAGAACATTCTGTAGATCTGATAGATGTTTCAAGCGGAGGAAATATTCATGGTGCAAAAATACCTGTGTTTGATGGATATCAGGTTCCTTTTGCCTCGCAGGTCAGAAGGGAATCCGGGATCAGAACCGGAGCAGTGGGATTAATCACTAAAATTGAGCAGGCCGAAGAAATATTGGAAAAAGAGGATGCAGACCTTATATTTATAGCGAGAGAGATTTTAAGGAATCCTTATATTGCTGTTCAGGGCTCTTTTGAAATGAAGGCTGACTGCTTTTTTCCTCATCAGTATACAAGAGCGAAAATTTCATCGTAA
- the tssD gene encoding type VI secretion system tube protein TssD: MAGNSRGILKFNGGEGQKLLKLNYNVSRSTDVSGRVASDPSNALIKITIEATEKSDILESLLNSKYKPTSGEVTFNKSHEEGTLITLKWENGYVIHHEVDFDAIDSNNMLVSFVVSAESITYGNSLYDGFWPLS; encoded by the coding sequence ATGGCAGGAAATTCAAGAGGAATCTTAAAATTCAATGGAGGCGAAGGACAAAAATTGCTAAAACTTAACTATAACGTATCAAGGTCTACAGATGTTTCAGGACGTGTAGCATCCGACCCTTCAAATGCTTTGATCAAAATAACCATTGAAGCAACTGAAAAATCGGATATTCTGGAAAGTCTTTTGAACAGTAAATATAAGCCGACCAGCGGTGAAGTTACATTCAATAAGTCTCACGAAGAAGGAACATTGATTACCCTGAAATGGGAAAACGGATACGTAATCCACCACGAAGTGGATTTTGATGCTATTGACAGCAACAATATGCTGGTAAGCTTTGTAGTAAGCGCAGAAAGCATTACTTATGGAAATTCACTATATGACGGATTCTGGCCATTAAGCTAG
- a CDS encoding DUF2931 family protein, producing MEQKYSWLGTLSAPEEYPMEIYKGAIIADDFTYGFDAIWGTQNTGWGNEGGTMSVETSQMDIPNKLEFTWYSLVENKFYTGKWDLDKQKIKDLFDKGFIDQDNGKKTTYSNFIVGLAPKGRLVLWINGPGNQKEVGVFQAHDTVITREKAYENAQYMLKDGFADRMLKDPSYETFKPEIRAKIEKEGYPDPDIYEIYREKYNWKPSVILPEGSEWIDFGFNNYNGEQENLFGESLKTDAYKKRAVPKFCGFYWRDKNKNRYAVWIDSFDEKEIFELFRKLGKEKDIDLVIKVRADNTGAVLSLKSGNEELPVTKAKIRVSGKIE from the coding sequence ATGGAACAGAAATACAGCTGGCTGGGAACCCTTTCGGCACCAGAGGAATACCCGATGGAAATTTATAAAGGAGCCATCATTGCAGACGATTTCACCTACGGTTTTGATGCCATTTGGGGTACGCAGAATACAGGATGGGGAAATGAGGGCGGAACCATGAGTGTAGAAACCAGCCAGATGGATATTCCCAACAAACTGGAATTTACCTGGTATTCTCTGGTGGAAAATAAATTCTATACCGGAAAATGGGATCTGGATAAACAAAAAATAAAAGATCTCTTTGATAAAGGTTTTATAGACCAGGATAATGGTAAGAAAACCACCTACAGCAATTTTATTGTCGGGCTTGCACCCAAAGGACGTTTAGTTCTTTGGATCAACGGTCCGGGAAATCAGAAGGAAGTGGGTGTTTTTCAGGCTCATGATACCGTTATTACCAGGGAAAAAGCATACGAAAACGCACAATATATGCTGAAGGATGGCTTTGCAGACAGAATGCTGAAAGATCCGTCCTATGAAACATTTAAGCCGGAAATCAGAGCTAAAATAGAAAAAGAAGGCTATCCCGATCCGGATATTTATGAGATTTACAGAGAGAAATATAACTGGAAACCATCAGTGATTTTGCCGGAAGGCAGCGAATGGATCGACTTTGGGTTTAATAATTATAACGGTGAGCAGGAAAATCTTTTCGGAGAAAGCCTGAAGACGGACGCCTATAAAAAAAGAGCTGTTCCAAAATTCTGTGGCTTCTATTGGAGAGATAAGAATAAAAACAGATATGCAGTGTGGATAGACTCTTTTGACGAGAAAGAAATATTTGAATTATTCCGGAAGCTCGGAAAAGAAAAAGATATAGATCTTGTCATTAAAGTCCGTGCAGATAATACAGGAGCTGTCCTGTCGTTAAAAAGCGGAAACGAAGAATTGCCGGTTACAAAAGCAAAGATCAGGGTTTCAGGTAAAATAGAGTAG